The sequence GACGCCAGGCATAAGCACAGACATCGCTACAAGAGCTGCGACTGCAAACAGAATCGCAAACCATTTTACGCCTAGTCCTTTTTCAATATAGTAAGCAGGTCCACCACGGTATTGGCCGTTTTGTTTATCTTTATAAATTTGCGCAAGCGTCGACTCAATAAACGCGCTGGAAGCACCCAGAAAGGCAATGGCCCACATCCAAAATACAGCCCCTGGTCCGCCAAAATAAATCGCTGATGCGACGCCAGCAATGTTCCCCGTTCCGACACGGCCTGCCAAAGCAACGGATAACGCTTGGAAAGAGGAAACGCCGGCATCTGATTTTTTTCCACTGAACATAAGGGTAAACATATCTTTTAGATGGCGGACTTGCAAAAATCTTGTTAGTAATGAAAAAATCAATCCTACACCTAATAATGTGTAAACGACTGGTGAGCTCCACAGCACATTATTAATAAACTCTAAGACCACGTCCACAGTACGTCCTCCTTAAATAATGAGCTATTATTTAAATATTCCACGAATTTATCGAATTCTTATTTGATGGTTAGCTCCTTTCTTGGTTCAACTAAGTTATTTTCTTATAATAAACGGTATTGGCGAAGATGAAAAGAAGATCATTGCAAATTTTGTGATTTTATTGGAAGATCTTCTGTCATAGAAGGAGCCATTGACGCATCATCCTTATTTATTTTGGAAAGGATAATAGTACTGATCCAAACAGGAGGTTGCTTATGGTTGAACTAACCAACAAGGTCGTTATTATTACCGGAGGGGCGTCTGGCATTGGCCGGGCAGCGGTCGATGCGTTTTTGGCAAAAGGCGCAAAAGTGGTGATTGCTGATTTTAATAAGGAGACGGGAGAGGCTGCTGTTAAGGAATTAACCAATGCAGGCAAACAAGTTCTATTTGTGCAAACCGATGTCTCAAGCGAACAATCGTTGCAAAACATGGTCGCTGAAACGGTAAAGGCCTATGAGCGCGTTGATATTCTTATAAACAATGCCGGTTTCGGTACAATGAGTCCGTCCCATGAAAGGGCATACGAGGATTACGAAAAGATTGTGAAAGTATGCCAAGACGGCGTTTTTTTAGGATCGAAGCACGCGATTAAAGAAATGATCAAAACAGGCAGCGGCTGTATCATCAATACGTCGTCCATACTCGGATCAGTTGCTCAACCCGAAGCGCTGCCTTACAACGCTGCAAAAGGGGCAGTCAATACAATGACAAAATCGTTGGCAGTTGAATATGCAGACAAACAGATACGCGTCAACGCCGTAGCTCCTGGGTTTGTAGAGACAGCCGCCGTAAATAAGGAAGCGCTTGGCGACTTTTATGATGGCCTTGTCGCCAAACATCCAATAGGGCGGTTAGGAAAACCGGAAGACATTGCCCATGGGATGGTTTTTCTTGCCGAAAATGAATTTGTCACAGGTACAATTCTAACGATTGATGGCGGCTATACCGCTTTATAAGCACAAGAGAGAAACACCGTAAAGACAGCTCGAACAGGCTGCTTTAGGGTGTTTTTTGGCGGTCAAAAAACTACGTCAGATTATTTCACATTAGCCCCTTCTTATATAAGGTTAATAGTGTAATCATTTCACGTGAGGAAGAAATGAGACACATACTAAGAATAAGCAAAAATACTAGGTCTAAAGGCATAGTTTCTATTTGCTCGATTGGTTTGCGCTCAGGAGTATCGTACGGTTCAAAAGGCTACGCAAGTGCGTTAGACTAAAAGAAGGAAATGTTTAGCAAAAGGACATCTGTTGATGGAAAAATGGGAAAAGGAGTTCAACCTATGCGCTACTACTCAAAACGAGATTGGGCAATGAAGGCCATTATCGCCGCTGTTTGGCTAATCGGGATTGCAGTACTCTTTCTTATGTACACAGACGATTCAGCAACATTTTTAATGATTTATGTATTTGGCCCGATGTTAGTATTCGGCCTTGTCTTAGTAACCGCATCAATCACGAATATGTATTATGAACTGCAAGAAGAAGGCTTGTATGTGAAAGCCGGTTTTTACTCTTATTTCTTTCCATATGAAACAATGGAAAGCATTCATCCAATAAAAGGCTTTTACACTCCTGGCGTTAAAGCCGCCATGGCTTTAACAGGCGTCGCCATCAAAGTCAACGACGGCAGAGAGTTAGTCCGAATTTCTCCAGACAACGAAGCCTCATTCCGCGTCGAGCTGATGGAAAAAGCGCCCCACGTAAAGGAAATTGATGAAGCGATTTCGCAAAAGGAGGATAAAGCATGAGCGGAGAAATCTATTTAAATCCAACGCGTATGAAAGAGAATCTAACTGAAGTACGAAATGCGATTCAAGCAGTGCAGCCGAGTACAAAAGCCTATGAAGCAGGGGACACAGTGCTAGAAAAGATTGAAAAAGCAAAAGAAAATATGGAACAAATTCAACAACTCCTTCGTGATTATCAAGCGCTCGTGCTTGATAATGCGAGCGATATTGAGGCATTGGTCGACCAATTTGTCGAAAGCGAAGCAAACGTGGCAAAGGCCATTAAAGGAGGGTAAGCACTTGGCGAGAAAAGCATTAGAAGCAGAACAGGCATTGGCGATGTTAGAAGAGATGGCAAGCGAACTCACGGAACAGAGCAACCAGTTTGCTGATTTTGCAAGTTTTCTCTTCAAACAAAGAATGCTCAGTACATCTGGTTTTGGCAGCGGTCAGACAGCGACGAGAATTGCCGACTTCTGGAGAGACGGCCATGGACCATTTTTAAAACTGCTACGGCGCGTGCTTGAAGACTTCGCAGAAAAGCTGGAAACGATCCGAGATGATTTGGCAAATGAGTTTTCCGAACAAGCGGTTATTAAAGAAGCTTATATAATGGATGAATTGTATGAACAATTAAATGAACTGAAAATCAAGGCAAGAAACCATGGGGAAACATTAGCAAGTATTAAAAGCGACTACGCAGATATCGTTTCATTGCCTCATTTTAATTATGAACCTGTTGAGCAAGGATTGACCACATGCCAACAGGAAGCAGAAGATACGGTCGCTCTTTTGCACGAAAAAGACGTAGTAGACTCAATGAACCAAATCGCTGATGACATCTCTATGTTATCTACATATGTTGATCATCTCCGTACAGTGATTACAAAAGGCGATGTATCGATCGCCACTTACCATCCACTTGACTTAAAAACAGATGAACAGTGGCGAACCATTCAAAATGAATTGGATAAACGCTACTATTTAGATATTGTGGCATTTGGAAACAACTGGCTGAATTTAGGCAATACCTTATTTGGTGCTGGACAAAATGTACTTGCTGGGGCTTCAATTGCAATCGGCCACTATGGCACCAAAAACTTTCAAGACTATGTCAACCGCATTAAAGCAGGAAAAGGTGGAACCCCGAGCACAAACAAATACGTAGCGATGGCCAAGAACGGCTTCCGTTATGCTTTAGGCAACGGCAAATCAGCCGCCGCAACTGCCGCAAAACACATTCTGTCAGACGAACAAATGCGCAAAGTCAGCAACTATGTCGCAAATGCAAAAACCGGCTTCAAAGACGCAGTCGATAAAGGCAAAATCGCAGCGACAAAAACAGCAATCAACATCGCCTCCAATGACCATGTCCGTAAATTTGGCGAGAAGTTTTCCAACTTTAAAGTCGACGAAAAAGCCAAACATATAGCGAAGTATGTAGAGACGCCGGCGACAAGGGCGTTGGGTATAGCTGGAGCTGGGTTTACTATGGCTTCAAACTTTAATGATGAATTTATAAATCCGGAAAATGCAGATAAGTCATTAGAAGTTCAAGTCACTAGATTTTTTACAGGAACAGGTATCGAACTAGGGAGTGCGAGCTTAGGTGCAGTTGTTGGCGGCGCAATTGGCACAGCAACAATGATTCCAGGCATGACGTTTGTTGGCGCAGCTGTTGGTGGGATGGTTGGTGGCTATGTCGGCGGAAAAATTGCTCCAGTAGCAAAAGATATTGCTGAATCAGCAGTCGAAGGTTTTTCAAAAGCAAAAGAAACTGTGTCAGAAGGACTTAGTAATATAGGAAGCGGATTAAAGCAAGGGGCTGACAATTTAGTTGCAGGGGTAGCTGGATGGTTCAGCTAATAATTTGAGGTGAAATGATGTTTATTCTTGTTTTTATAGGAGCGGTGGCGGCGGTTCAATATTCAAATGCGTTTTTGTTGTTGCTATTGGGTTATCCTTCAATTGTTTCAAAATATCTCGAAGGATTTCATACGGAAAATCCGCAAAAATGGTATGAGTATTTATTTAACGTCATTTTTTGGCTGTTTATTAGTATTGCCCTGTTTTCTTATCGTAAAGTAGATAAGAAGTACGGATTTTTTAAAACCAAATTGTACTATGGATTGGGTATCGTAGTTTCATATTTTTTCTTGATAGGTTTTGTCATTCCCATTCTAGTTGATATTATTCCTGACTACATCCCGCTTCTAGATGATTTGCTGCCAAATAATTGGTAGTAAGTATTGTTTTGAAGAAGGGAGAAGGAAAATAAAATTGTAGAGTGCGTCCTTACTGAAAGATACGAGTTTATAGGCAACCTCCTAGTTAAGAGGTGAAGGAATGCTGGCACTAGAGGCGATTTATGCCTCTATCCTTTGGATAGGGGCGATTCAATTTATGCATGGGGGGATATTAATCTTATTTGGGTACCCCTCCATCTATTCCAACTACCTAGTAGGCTTTTACACGAAAGAGCCGAAATGATGGTATGATAATGTGTTCAATCTTGTTTTTTGGTTGCTAATCAGCGTTGCATATTTTACGTTTAAAAAAGCTTCTTTGAAATATGGGTTCTGGAAAGTAAAGTTGTACTATGGCATTGGTTGGGTTGTTTCATTTTTTCTTTATATGTTCGTCTTTCTTCCTATCCTTACTTTTATTATGTTTCAGGAATGAAAAGTTACTGTCTTTATAGGTGATTTTTAGGGTTATTGGAATAAGTAAATTTGTCATACTGAAATATGCTGTATTAGGCAACCTCTTGGTTTAAAGGCGGAGAAATAATGGTACTAGAGATAATTTACGGAATCATTGTATGTGTGGGTGCGATTCAGTTCATGCATGGGGGAGTGTTAATTTTATTTGGATATCCCTCTGCCTATTCCAACTATCTAGAAGGTTTTTATACGAAAGAACCGAAACGGTTGTCTGATAGTGTGTTTAATCTATATTTTTGGATGACGATCAGCGTTGCTTATTTTACCTTTAAAAAGGCTTCTTTGAAATATGGGTTCTGGAAAGTGAAGTTGTTTTATGGCATTGGTTGGGTCATTTCGCTTTTTCTTTATTTGTTTGTGTTTATTCCTATCTTTACTTATTTCTTTCCAATCGATTAGTGGATGGAACTAGTTGGGAAATATACTATGGACTAGGAATAGCGTTTTCCTATATCCTGAAGCTTTGTTCATTTCTGCTTTTAGCAAACGTTATTCCTGAGTAAAGACAATGTCTTAGAAATTAATTGAAAAGGAGCTTTCTTATGCAACCATTATTAACGTGCACGACAGAAGAACTGGTATGTTTATTGAGCATGTGCGGTTATCATCAAATGGCCAAGGGTTTAGGGGAGAGCATGTTAGGGGAGAAAACTCCTGAAGCTTGGGATGCGGTCATTGAAGGAGCGGCACACCAAATGATGCTCAAAGGCATTTGGGACACGGAAAAGGCTGAGCGGGATGAGGTTCCACTTGGTGATCAGTGGCAACGGTTTACCGAGCAGTATGCGGAATCAAGCTATTTGGTTCGTTTTGTTGACCGGGTGGAAGGACAATCGTTGCTTTTTCACCAGATAAGCGATGACCAATGGTTTTTTCATCATGTCATCAATGATATTATCCACATTTTCGCAAAAGTAGACACGCAAAAAGCATACAACGAAGTCGATCGTTTTTTTAACCTTTCTGCAAGCGCTAAAACGGATCGGCAAGAGTTTGTGTTAACGCCTGAGCAATTTGACCGTCTCACTGACAATGAACAAGTTAGTCCAATTCAAACAGAGCTTTCGGCAGTTGCCGAGCCATCGTCGGTCAACGCATTTGAGAGCTTTGTTCACGACTTGGCGGAGCAGAACTGGACACTGAAAAACGGAAGTGCGTTCCAAATTGGCGATCAGCAGAATGACATGACTATCAGTGATTTGTTTTTCTTCCTGCCTGCTCAAAATGGAATTTGGCTAGTCGTTTATGAAATCGAAAATGGCAAACAGCAAGTGCGGCTAACGAAAACATCGAAACAAGAGTGGCTGCAAACAAGTAAGGTATTGTTTCGCAATAAAGTATCGGGCAGAATCAAAATGGGGAGCACTTAATCCGGGCTAAGTATTTTAATAGATGCAATGCCTTTACCTCGACAAAAATTTACTTTAAGGAGGGCAAGCGCTATGTCAGTGGAGTATTTTAGACAACAAATTCATTCAACAGAAGCGTTTATTGCGGAAGCGAATGAAAAGTTAAGACGTTTACGGGAATGCCGGTCAAAACTACTCAGCCAAGAAGGGACCATGGCAGATGACCGCGCCCAATTTAAAGAACCAGAGTTAACAAACGAGACATGGAACGGCAAGCATGCAGACCAATTTGAACAAACCCGAGAATCTGAAGTGGTCAGTACCTACCAAGAGTTGATCGATACAACAGGAGACGCCGTAGAGCGGACCGATCGGCAAATTAGCATGACGGTGGATGTCATTTCCCACCAAAATAGTTTGTTAAGTAATTATAAAATTGGCCTTGAAAATGCGATTGAGCGGGAAAGAGAAAAGAAGTAAAGGAACCTTTAAATTTGAAAAGGTGGAAGTGAACTAGAAGTGCACATGAGTACGACCTCCCCTTTATTTTAGGCAAAAACGAACCTTTTCCTAATCGTGCCATATTCGTTGTAATGTTATGTCCTCGTATCCAAAAAGAGGGGCGAGAATATCGACTTTTATAATCTGCTTGAGCTTTGTGAGAAGCTCTTTTTTCTTTGATCAACAACCAGGAGATAAAATGTAACTTAGGGTAAAAAGCAAACTAATTGACTCCGTGGTCAAGAATGGATATGATACCCCCATGAGCAGACCAAGAGAATTTGATGTTGATCGTGCGCTGCGCCAGTCCATGGAAGTATTTTGGACGAAAGGGTTTAAAGCGACTTCCTATGATGACTTGACTAGCACGACGCAAGTGAAGAAACAAAGTTTGTATTGTGTCTTTAAGAATAAGCGGGAGCTGTTTTTACGTGCATTAGTGCTATACAGGGAACAGGGCATAGCGATGCTGGAGGAATTGGCCTCTCAGGAAGGGTCTCCTGTGGAAAAATTGGAGGCCATTTGCGAGGCTACGCTCTGTCAAAACGATGAAACGATGAGTCGAGGCTGCCTCATCGTCAATTCAGCCCTTGAATTTGGAACCGAGGACGAGGAAGTCAATCGTGAGGTCGCATTGATGTTTAACCAGGTCGGACGTGTGCTCGAGAAGGTTATTCGCAGCGGTCAGGACCAGCAATTGATTACGTCTCGCCTTACAAGCAAAGCGCTTGCCCTTCACCTGAACAACGCTCTTAGCGGCGCGAAGATTATGGGAAAATCAGGCGCTCCCCGAGAGCAGATCGCAGTGGTATTGCGTACAGCGCTTGCGCTTATGATGCCAGAGAATGATGGAAGCTTGTGAGTGACAGATAACAACATGCATGTATGAGCCGTTAAATGCGTGCATGTCTTTTTTAAGAAAGTTTTTGACTGCGTGGTCAAAAAGGCGTATGGAAAAACATGCAAGGGGGTGATACTAAAAAACATAGAGCGCACCAAATGATTGAATGATTTTCTAGACTTCACATACAAAATGAAACTCGGAGGTAGTTATGACGAATTCAACATCCGTTCAAGCTTTGTTTCAACCGTTTTCAGTTAAAAATATGAATCTGTCCAATCGCATTGTGATGGCGCCGATGACTCGCCAATTTTCACCTGAAGGCTTTCCGGGGCCTAATGTGGCCGCTTATTACCGCCGCAGAGCGGAAAACGGAGTCGGACTAATTGTGACCGAGGGTACGGTCATTGATCATCCAGATTCGTCGAATCAGGAAAATGTCCCGCATATCTATGGCGACAAGGCATTAAACGGCTGGGCCAACGTAGTGGCTGAGGTTCACAAAGCCGGTGGCCGGATCATCCCACAGATTTGGCATATGGGTGCTCGCGGCCATGTCGGCGACTATACGGAAAAAGATGTCGCCGACATAGTGGATGCTTTTGCGCAAGCTGCAGCCGAAGCGAAGCGGATCGGCTTTGACGGAATTGAACTGCACGGTGCGCACCAATATTTGATTGACCAGTTTTTCTGGGATAAAACGAACCCGCGCACAGATCGTTATGGCGGTGATATGGTGGAACGCACTCGCTTTGCGGTAGAGGTCATCGAAGCTTGCCGCCGCGCTGTCGGACCGGAATTTCCTATTGTGCTGCGCTTCTCGCAATGGAAGACCAGTGACTATACGGCTAAATTGGCAACAACACCGGCTGAACTGGAGCAATTTCTGGCACCGTTAACCGACGCAGGAGTCGATGTCTTCCACTGCTCCACTCGCCGCTTCTGGGAACCTGAATTTGAAGGGTCTGATTTGAATCTTGCTGGTTGGACTAAAAAGCTGACAGGAAAACCAACAATCACCGTCGGATCAGTTGGGTTGGACAGTGAATTTACGAAACTCTTCGCCGAAGGAAAGGGAGCAGATGTCTCGAACATTAACGGGTTGATCGAGAAACTGGAACAGGGGGAATTTGATCTCGTAGCGATCGGTCGGGCATTATTAGCTGACCCTGCATGGGCAAGCAAAATCCGCGATGGCCGTATCGACGAACTGACGCCATTTTCGCCCGACGCGGTAAAAACACTTTACTAAATGTAATCCTGCAACAACGAAGGAGCTGCGCCGCAGCTCCTTTCGCATGAGTGGCGAAATTCTTCAAGGGGAAGCAATGAAGAGTAGCGTCAAGGGATCCACATTTAAATGTTCGATAAAGAATCGATCAAACATTCGATCTGACAGGGTTTTTCATATGAATAATAAGAGTCTGGCCGTACCTCCCACATATTTTGTTTTCGGTTGTTTCGATCGGAGCTTCGCCAAACCAATTGTGCAGTCCGAACAGGAAAATAAACGACACCCGATCCCCTTTTACGGAATGGGGGACTCCCGAATGTTTTCTGCACATGTTTAAACACGCCCTTTTTTATGTTTTTTTGGCATGGACAAATTTAATGGTAGGAGAAGCCTATGCTTCGCTAATGTACGTCTTGGCCGCAATTAGCATGCATGCGAATCCAAGCCAGCTCCGATTGTCCTGCATAACAACCTATCCCACTTGGCACACTAAAGGTATGAATAGCCGGAGGAGCCTTTTATGGATGTGTTTGGTGCCGATTATGAACAAAATAAGAAAAAATTGGTCGAGGAAATAGGCGATCAAGCCGACTTGACGATTAAATATGCGTACGCGACTTCATTGGATAAGCAGTTGACGTTTTTTTATTTCGGAGAAGCGGACATGCAAAGAATGGAGAGCTGCCTTCGCTACCTAAATGGGTTGCCAGCTGCTTATTTTAAAAAGAGGGGCAGCGAGGTGGAGCGGGCGAAACCATCGATTAGCTATGCGGAGTCGGTACAAGTTGATGTCAAAAAAGCGGTGAAGTCGCTTTATTTGGACCGGGTTGTCTTGCTGTTGGAGGGCGTCCCGTTTGCGTATGTGTTGCAGTTAAAAAAGGGAATGAACCGCAACGTGGAGCAGCCGACAATTGAACCGGTTATCCGCGGTCCGAAAGTGTCGTTTATTGAAGATCTAAACGCAAACATTGCCTTAGTACGCCAGTATGGCGATGACGAAAACCTCATTGTTGCTGAACATGTCGTCCACTATAAAAACAAACAAAAGACGATCCGCTACATTCACCATAAAGAAAAAACAGAGCCTGCTGTTGTCGACGAGGTGGCCGAGCGCCTGAAGGGGATTAAACACGCCAACATTGAGGATTCTGGCAAAGTTGAAAGTTTTTTGGACAACTCGCCTTTGTACTCGCCGTTTCCGCAAATCCAGACAACGGAGCGGGTTGACCGGATTTTAGGGGGCCTGGAAGAAGGGCGCGTCGCCATCTTCGTCGACGGCTCGCCGTTTGCGATTATGGTGCCAACCACGTTTGAACAGCAACTGCAAGCGGCGGACGATTATTATGAGCGCTGGATGATCAGCTCCCTCATTCGCATACTCCGTTACATAGCCTTAATCATTACGTTGTTTGTCGCACCTGTTTATATCGCCCTTGTCTCTTTCCATCAAGGGCTCATACCGGACGAACTGTCGCTCACGATCATGAATACACGAATGAACGTGCCATTTCCAGCAGCTGGCGAAGTCGTCGTGATGACGCTCTTTATTGAACTATTGCGTGAGGCGAGTATTCGCCTCCCTTCTCCTCTTGGGCAGACAATCGGCCTTGTTGGCGGCGTTGTCGTCGGCCAAGCAGTCGTTGAGGCCCATATTGTCAGTTCAATCATGGTCATCATTATTGCACTGACGGCAATTTCGTCTTTTGCCGTGCCGATGTATAACTTAAGTCTTTCTTTTCGACTGCTTAGCTTTATCGCCATCGTATTTGCCTCCACATTTGGGTTGTTTGGCGTCGTCTGTTTCTTTATTGGGCTAACCATCCATTTAGCAAGCTTGCACAACTATGGCGTCCATTATTTTTCGCTCAAGTTTTCATTCAAAAAACATGGCATTTACGATGCCATCCTCCGTTTGCCGACTGTACTGAAGGATAAGAAGGGGTGAATCGCATCTTGGCCAAGACAAACGTTTATACGCAGCGGACATTGACCAATGTCCAGTTTGGGGCGGTGTTGATGACGGCGCTTCTCGGTGTGGGCGTGTTAAACTTGCCGCGGACGATGACTGTTAACATGAATACGGCTGATGGGTGGATCTCGGTCATGATTGCAGGCGTGGCCGTAAGCCTCATTTTTTTGTTTAATGTCTTTGCCTTCAAGTCTCATCACGTTGATTCGATTGACGTCTATATGGAGAGAGCGTTCGGCAAGTGGGCAAGCAACTTTCTTTGCATCGTGATTGCCACTTACTTTCTCGTCCAGTCTAGTTGGCAAGTGGTAGCCATGAGCGAAATGATCCGCTATTTTTTACTAGAAGAAACGCCCTATTATGTCGTCATTGGGATGATTGTGATTTTAAGCGCGTATGCCGTTTTTTATCCGTTTGCGACGGTTGTGCGCATCTGCTGCTTTTTTCTACCGCTCTCACTTATTGTGCTCGTGCTTATTCTCGGGCTTAGTGCAGAAGAAGTGGACGTGTATCGACTGCGTCCTATCGCTCCAGAAGGATTTTGGCCGATCTTTGCCAATGTAAAAGAGGCGCTCCAAGCTTTTCAAGGCGCTGAAATTATGTTGCTCATCCTCGCTTTTCTCCGAACAGGCACAAAGCCTAAGAAAAGCGGTGTGCTCGCGTTTTCGACGATAACGATGGTCTACGTGTTAATTTATGGGATTGTGGTTTCCTCGCTAGGAGTAGCAGAAGTAAAAACGCTCGTATGGCCAACGATTGCCTTGACACAAGCTGCAGAAAGTGGAGCGTTTTTTTCTGGTCGCTTAAATTCACTACTCATCAGTACGTGGACACTGCAATTTTTTACGACCATTGTAATTGCCTTGTTTGCGACAGTCCATTTGCTTGATAAACGACTGCCGATCCGTCGTGGCTATTTGTTGTTTGTATGCACTGTACTTGTTTTTGGAATTGGCGTACTGCCACAAACGTTCTACCAAATTTCAATGATAGGCAAGTGGGAACAGTATGCTTTTTTAACTATTTTTGCGGTATTGCCATTCCTTTGTTACCTCACGGTTGCTATAAAAAAGAAGGTGAAGGCATGAAATGTAAGATCATTGCGCTACTTGGCAGTGTGCTGTTGCTTACAGGCTGCTGGGACCACACGAATATTGAAGACTACTCACTCGTCATGGGCATTGGCCTTGGGATTGATGCAGAAGAAAAGGAAAAGGTCGGCATGCTGACGCAACTGTACATGCCTGTCGCTGACGACCAAGGCGTTGCCGAGCTTTCTTTTCGAAACCTTTATACAAAAGGAGAAACAGTCTTAGACGCAACGCGGGAATTGGAGTTAATCGACCAAGGGATATTAAGCGACCATCAACTCGTGCTCGTGTTTCACGAGGATGCGTTAAGAAAGTGGCGGGCCGAAGAGCTGATTAACCAAAAAATCCGCGACGAACGGGCAAGGAGGGGCATTCGGATATTTGTTACTGAGGTGCCGTTGCAAACACTGTTTAAGTATCCAACGGAAGCAAAAGTAGCACCTACCTCGCAAATGTTGGATGCCATTGCCCAAAACATCGACCGCTCGACAAAAGTGCTGCCGCCAGTCACACTTGGAACGTTGTCTGATAACATTAATCGTGGCTATACGATTATCTTGCCAAAAGTGACAATTAAAGATGGAAACCTAGAGCTAGACGGAGGCCAAATTTTAAAGAAAGGCGTCCATTTAACCGATTCCCTCTCCCCTGACCAAATAACTAGCTTAAACTGGTTTACAGGCGATATAGAAGCTGGCATCGTTCAGGCAGAAGTGGATGGCTACCGAGTGGTATATGAAGTATTAAGCTCTCGGATAGAGTCTGTTAAAACAACGCTTGAAAACGACAAACTTACGATGGACATTTATGTGAAATCAGATGGACGCCTGGCGGAAAACTGGGATCCGAAAGAAAATACGTACGATCCAA is a genomic window of Shouchella clausii containing:
- a CDS encoding Ger(x)C family spore germination protein, which translates into the protein MKCKIIALLGSVLLLTGCWDHTNIEDYSLVMGIGLGIDAEEKEKVGMLTQLYMPVADDQGVAELSFRNLYTKGETVLDATRELELIDQGILSDHQLVLVFHEDALRKWRAEELINQKIRDERARRGIRIFVTEVPLQTLFKYPTEAKVAPTSQMLDAIAQNIDRSTKVLPPVTLGTLSDNINRGYTIILPKVTIKDGNLELDGGQILKKGVHLTDSLSPDQITSLNWFTGDIEAGIVQAEVDGYRVVYEVLSSRIESVKTTLENDKLTMDIYVKSDGRLAENWDPKENTYDPTYFKKLEGLFEKTVETQVDQFINDMQTKYEAAPFKLVKYVRVQQYPFWKKNKDNWDEVFSEATVRFHVDLTITDFGIRGKRQ